In the genome of Planococcus donghaensis, the window CAACTTAAACTTGAAATCACACCTGAAATTGCTCCTTATTTCGATCACATCATCGTTTCTGGTGCATTTGGAAAAGGAAAACCAGACCCTGACATTTTCTATCATGCTTTATCTAAATTCGACTTTACTGCTGACGACGTATTGATGGTCGGAGATAATTTAATGACAGATATTATCGGTGCCGGAAAAGTAGGCATCCGCTCTGTTTGGATCAACCGTGAAGAAAAAGCACCGCATGACACTATCGTCCCGACATATGAAATTCAACATTTAGAAGAATTACTTCAATTGTTAGAACAACTTTAATGAAATAGGAGGTATTGGAATAGACTTGATCCAATACCTCTCTCCTTGTATATTTCTTGATAGACATGTCTATTTATCATAGACGCTAGTGCTGGCGCGTCCACGGGGTAGACGAAGCAAGAAGACAGGTGATTTTCCTGGCTTCTTGCGGGAGTCACCCCCAAAGCGACCAGCGCGGTTTTGTTGTCTCACATTGTGCAAACGGACTTTGCTTAAAACCTCAAAGGAGATCCTCGTAGCGAGGACCTCCTTTTCTTTGATTATATGTTAATAGCTGTAACTCCTTGAATTTCATCTAATTTCGCTAATTGCTCAAGACTACCTGTTTCTGCAGGTTTATCAATTGATAACATCATGATGGCACTTCCTCCAACGATTGAACGTCCAACTTGCATTGTCGCAATATTGACGTTTTCCTGCCCAAGTAGCGTTCCCACTCGTCCAATCACACCTGGACGGTCATTATGACTAACGTACAATAGATGACCTTCTGGTACAACATCTACTAAATAATCATCTACTTTAACAATGCGTGCTCCTTGTCCATTCAACAATGTCCCAGCCACTTTTCGAACACCATTCGCCGTTTTTACTTCTACTGTGATGAGCGTCATAAACCCTTTCGATTCAGTAGTCTTTTGTTCTGTTACGACGATGCCTTTTTGGTTGGCAAGATACAAAGCATTTACATTATTGACTTGTTTGCCAAGATGGCGCTTGAGCATCCCTTTTAGCATGTTGCGTGTTAACGGTCTTACGTCCATATTCGCTAATTCTCCCGCATAACGTACGGTAACTTCCTCTGCCGTTGCACCCGCTAAATCCGTCAAAAAAGCACCTAGACGTTCTGACAAATCAAAATAAGGTTCGATCTTTTTCATAATTTCTTTTGGTACGGATGGCAGATTCACTGAGTTGCGTACAGTTCCTGTCGTGAAATAGCTCACCACGTCCACGCTAACATCTACTGCTACGCTTTCTTGTGCTTCAAAAGTACTTGCGCCTAAGTGAGGCGTCGCGATAATTTCTGGTAAATCCAATAAACGAAAATCGACCATCGGCTCTTGTTCAAAAACATCAAGTGCGGCTCCGGCAACTTTCCCCGATTTCACAGCATTGTACAACGCATTTTCATCAATAATCCCACCGCGGGCACAGTTAACGATTTGAACGCCATCTTTCATGATTTCAAATGCTTCTTTATTGATCAAATGCTTTGTTTCTTTTAATAATGGCGTGTGCACCGTTATAAAATCTGCTGCTCTTAACACATCTTCTACAGAGCCAAAATCGACGCCTAGTTTTTCTGCTTTTTCAGCTGTTAAGAAAGGATCGTAAGCAATAACGTTCATTCGTTGACCTTTCGCCCGAGCCGCTACTTCTTGACCAATTCGTCCAAATCCAACAACACCGAGCGTCTTGTTTTTCAATTCGACACCGACATATGATTTCCGGTCCCATTGCTGATTGCGCAATGCATGGAAAGCTTGAGGGATTTTACGGGCCATTGACATAATCATCGCCATTGTGTGTTCTGCAGCTGAATTGGTGTTACCATCTGGTGCATTTACCACAATAATGCCATGTTCTGTTGCTGCTTCTAAATCAATGTTATCGACGCCCACACCTGCACGACCAATGATTTTCAAGTTCGATGCTTTTTCGATCAACTCACGCGTTACTTGCGTTTGGCTTCGTACCAGTAATGCATCAAAGCCATGAATACGATCTTCTAGTTGCTCGGGAGTTAAATTGGTTTCCATGACGATGTTTACTCCATTTGCCTGGCGTAAAGGATAAATTCCTTCTTCACTTAATGGGTCACTGATTAGTATATGAAATGTCATTTCGCTTTCGCTCCTTCTGTTAAAAAGACTCGCTGTGCAGCGGCAATTCCTTGACCAAGTTCAATTTCTTTCCCGACTTTCATTAACCCAATTTCCATCGCTGCGATAGTTTGTAACATATCTGCCGGAGAGCAGTAACCCATATGACCGATACGGAAAATCTTTTTCGCTAAATGCTGCTGACCGCCTGCTACTTCTAAAGCAAATTCTTTTTTCATGACTTTACGGAATTCTTCAGCATCAAAATCATCTGGTTTTACCGCAGTAACAGTTGGGGATGCATCTTTATCAGAAGTGAGCAATGGGATGCCTAATGCATTAAACGCGGCACGTGTCATGTCTTTCATGAGACGATGTCTCGCATAGACGTTCTCCAATCCTTCTTCTTCAAGCAACTCTAATACTTGCTGCAAACCAAATAAAATTGATAAAGCAGGCGTAAATGGTGTTGTATCTTTTAAAATATTGTCGCGGTGTTTTTTAAGGTCCAAATAAAATCTTGGCTGAGGGTTAGCTTCGATTTTTTTCCATGCACGTTCGCTTGCTGCGATAAACGAAAGTCCTGCTGGCAACATGAAGGCTTTTTGTGAACCTGTTACGACTACATCAATTCCCCATTTATCCATTTCAGTTTCCGTACCCGCTACACACGAGACGCCAT includes:
- the serA gene encoding phosphoglycerate dehydrogenase, whose amino-acid sequence is MTFHILISDPLSEEGIYPLRQANGVNIVMETNLTPEQLEDRIHGFDALLVRSQTQVTRELIEKASNLKIIGRAGVGVDNIDLEAATEHGIIVVNAPDGNTNSAAEHTMAMIMSMARKIPQAFHALRNQQWDRKSYVGVELKNKTLGVVGFGRIGQEVAARAKGQRMNVIAYDPFLTAEKAEKLGVDFGSVEDVLRAADFITVHTPLLKETKHLINKEAFEIMKDGVQIVNCARGGIIDENALYNAVKSGKVAGAALDVFEQEPMVDFRLLDLPEIIATPHLGASTFEAQESVAVDVSVDVVSYFTTGTVRNSVNLPSVPKEIMKKIEPYFDLSERLGAFLTDLAGATAEEVTVRYAGELANMDVRPLTRNMLKGMLKRHLGKQVNNVNALYLANQKGIVVTEQKTTESKGFMTLITVEVKTANGVRKVAGTLLNGQGARIVKVDDYLVDVVPEGHLLYVSHNDRPGVIGRVGTLLGQENVNIATMQVGRSIVGGSAIMMLSIDKPAETGSLEQLAKLDEIQGVTAINI
- a CDS encoding pyridoxal-phosphate-dependent aminotransferase family protein — translated: MLTDQQILRIPGPTPIPPSVQRAMTQPMIGHRGQSTSDMISDIRPRLKRVFGTKQEVIILTGSGTAGLETAVVNTVAPGEEVLVLVTGAFGDRFAKICKAYDIQTHVFEVEWGQAVDPEAVKNFLSEHPEIKVVFSTFCETSTGVLNPIKEMAAAIKEVSDALVIVDGVSCVAGTETEMDKWGIDVVVTGSQKAFMLPAGLSFIAASERAWKKIEANPQPRFYLDLKKHRDNILKDTTPFTPALSILFGLQQVLELLEEEGLENVYARHRLMKDMTRAAFNALGIPLLTSDKDASPTVTAVKPDDFDAEEFRKVMKKEFALEVAGGQQHLAKKIFRIGHMGYCSPADMLQTIAAMEIGLMKVGKEIELGQGIAAAQRVFLTEGAKAK